The Hippoglossus hippoglossus isolate fHipHip1 chromosome 24, fHipHip1.pri, whole genome shotgun sequence genomic interval CCATCTATCCTATAACTTCTGGGGCAAACAACGCATGGCAAAGGGAAAACACTGTTTAGTCAGTCCGCTATCAATATTATTGTATGTTAGTTTGATCCAAATATGTCTTTGTCTTTAGGGATTCTTCTCTTGGATTCCTTTCACCATCAATTTGAGGTGAGTGACTATAGTTTGATTCCTCCTTTGTTGATCAATGTTTCTCCACTTGTGGCTCATCTGTTTTATCATGATTCATATACAAGATGTGTTGGTTTCCTCTAAtcagtgtctctttgtgtgttaCAGTGATGACCAAATAAAAGCCAAAAGTGGCCAGGACGCTGTTCACTACTTATCCCTTCAGCGTCATCTGATCTTCTTGCTGTCGATCAAGAGTGTCATCTCCCTGTCAATCATAATGCCTATCAACTGGAGTGGATTCTTACTAAGTCAGTGAGACACTGTCTCTGATTACAGCTCAAATGTACACAATGATAAATGACACAATGATATATGacacaatgataataatatccAAAAGTTCCTTTacatatgttatgttatatacTGATTCAGGTGTGTTTTTACTAAATAGTTTCTGGTGGCTTCAAGTGAATCAAGCGATCAACATGGAGGGGTTGAACTGTTTCCACTTCATAATCAGTGTCTTGTCTCTagattgtgatttttattttgtaggtgGTTTTGTCTGAACCCTGGCTAAGGTTGCCTGTATTTTTCTGTTCACGTTCTTGTCTCAACCACACTTtagtttaaaatgtgctgtttaTCTCTTTCAGGTGGTGTTGCGGTGCATTTCGGAAGGATAACTATTGGGAATCTTCCAATTGGGTAACTACTCTATCAGAGtatgacatttaaaaactagaaaattcctcctgccgagaaattttgaatgtgtgcctAGTGCTTGCTGCCGGCTCAAGAGAGACATGTataaaagctgcatgtttatAACATGATCCAggttggtgagagagagagactgtgccaatttgagagagagagagagagagagagagagagagagagagagagagagagagagagagagagagagagagagagagagactccgactggctactggcttgtatggctgTCTACAGATtgccatgtggcccgctcagtagtTATCCTCAATACCTCTTTGCCTTCTAAAAACGTGCTGCTGCTTGAATCGCAACATcgaagacatcaaaggaatctttCCTGGCTAAACACACTGGAAAAGAGAAAGCTACACTCTAGCAAAGCCCTCGAACAACGTGCGATTattcaaaaactataagtcctatctgtgaaataaaaacaacatgagaatcccaagactttgCCGAACCTACAGATATATTTGTATTGGTTAGAGTAAAAATATTTGACCTTTGGAGTGAGTTAGAAAAGTGTGTCTCCTTCCAGAAATTTCCTCTCAAAATTAACATTAGACCCAATGGGGAAGAGACAGCTCTATGCTTTAGCGCAGTCCTCGAACAACTGCTTCTTACTCAAAAACTAGAGtgagaatcccaagactttgCCGAACACACGGATATCTTTTTTATTGGTTAGAGTATGATAAATTTCCTCGCAAAATTAACATTAGACCCAATGGAGAGAGGCAACGGAgaactaaagtaaaaaaatggaTACAGACAAATGTTTAGCTTTCATAGTGGCATTTCTGCGAAGCTAAGAAGTTTTCCTATGTTTTGATCTAAAAATCATGTATGACAACCTCCATTTGTGGCTTTGAGAGCAGTTTAGGCACACACAAAGTAGCTGAAAACGTCTGCTGAAATTTATGGCAGAagaactaataataataataataataataccaacaATAAGAAGAAGTAAAGGGAATAATAATGTGTCCAATGCATTGCAGTAAACTGAAATGCATTTCCTAGTGGCTATACCACTAGGCACACATAATAATAAGTATACAGAATAGTAATATATGGCCAATGCATTACATGCATAGGCAAACATAATAAATGTATAAGGATATATGAGTAAAGGTTTGCATTGCAGAGGAGCTTTGTGGTTTGCTCATACCtaaatgtttctctgtgtcttctgtttgCTTCCAGAGAACTCCTGTTATGGGTGCACCCAGTGTTTGCAGTTGTCTATTTGATCCTGACAGTTTTTGTTCTGATAAATCACACACGTCAAGTAAAAGACAGAAGCAAAGAGACGGTGAGTTTATGATTACTCAGGGCTAGACTGTAAGATTTGATGTTATTTTTCGGAACGTTCTGAGAGTCCAGAGActtttttctgaaactgtttCTATTAATTACCTCCGCCTATAGGTTAtgtctgaatttgtttgtttgttatttagcagggtaacaaaaaaaagacagatttacattttattttgtggaaGTGTGGGGCATGACTCACAGTAGAAACCCATTGAATTTTAATGCAGGTCCGGATCAGGGGTCAGATCCAACAAtaatttttgttgatttcataAGGGGGCCGTTAGAGGTATACTCTACATCCATTCTACTCTTAATATTGGATTACACCTGTTTATGAGGACCTAAATGCATAATGAAAGTTACAACTGATTATAGTGTGGTGAATCACATTCATTTGATGTCACTAACCTGTGAGGAAACGTGACtgttgtgtctttctgtttttcactttgcagACCAGAAACACCTTGATGTATTGTTCAGTTCCTAAAACAGcgacagaagaagaaataaaggcCCATTTCACGTGAGTGGACTGAACTGTTTCCTTCCGCCATCTCCATCTTGTATAAAGTTCacttatatactatatatactttATAGTTTGATGCACCGCACTTGCATGTTACTCTCAATAGTAGccacctgctcctctcctcaaTGTCCTGTTTTTCTTCAGAGAGGCGTACCCGACCTGCGAAGTTACCGCTGTAACCTTGGGCTATGACGTGACCAATATTTTGAATCTTGATCAGGAAAGGTAAGAAATCAGaagtaactaaataaaaaaataaaaaaagtctctTGCCCTCTATGGCTATGAGAACATACTAACATGTGTAAGTGAGCaggtaaatattttttattattattattaatatttttaaaggaATAGGTGGCTTGCAGCTATAATCCCACAGAGAGAATTGTGAACTCTACTGAATGTTGGAGACATATATACTGttcaatatttacatatatgtatGTCTGCAAAGGAAATGGTACCAAGCACCAGCATGAGCAGGAAATTCTATGTTTAGAAgtatgtgtttaaaatgataaGGCTTTACTTTTACTAAATTAAACCAATTTTTATGTGGTTGTTTTTTACTAAGGATTGAATCAGGAGAAAACCTACGCTACTACGAGCATGTCCtagagaaaacaggaaaatcgAAGAAGATCAACCCTTGTGTGTGTAGCCACCTCTGTTGCTGTTGCAACTTTCAGGAGGTGAGATCGAACAGATTATAATACCGTTTTTTTCTCATTGTCTTGatgcttttatcttttttttaagccATGGTTTGTATTGAAAAATACATTGGACTAAAGACAGTTTTTGTTGGTTGTATCATTGTTTCTTATTTACAGGCATAGTAAGTGAAGCAAGTGTGCAAACTATTTTACAGCAAGAGATTATGTAAAgttgtaaacatttaaatcattgtgtctgtgtgtgctcccTCAGGTTGATGCCATCGAGTTCTACGCAAATAAAGAACAAGACCTGCTACAAAAGATGAGGAATCAGCTGGAAAAGGAACAACCACGCCCCCTGGGGATGGCCTTTGTGACCTTTAAGACCAATGCCATGGCCAAGTTGTGCGTAGCTATTTGTTTGTGCATATATCTGTATATTTACAGGTGGGAGAAACATCTGTAATATTTGATGTAACACCTGAGAAATGATAATGTAATCTAGGGGAACAGTAATGCAACCATTACTAGCTTTGGGTTATAGTTCTAGTTGTTACTGTATCAGTGATGGATTCATCCAACTCAACTGTGCTACTGTTTCCAtttttcaaattatgtttttttgaaaatggAGCAACGTGCTGTTGTCAGTGACACTAACATGGCTATCACGACACACAGTATGTTGACTATGATAAGATGTTTGCCGACCTGGAAGCGGCAGAATAATGTGGGCTGACTGTGCTTGTCCTCTGGCCTGTTCAGAACAGGGTACATGTTAGTGTTGAGAGCTGGTTAATGTGTATCAACAACTGCTGTTGTGTACTCACCATAGAGTTCTGAAAGACTTCAACGCTGTCAAGTGTcataaattctgctgcggaaGGAAGCCCAAGTCTTCATCCAAAAGCGAAAGTCTGAAAGTGACGAATTGGAGAGCCGAATTTGCATCTTTTGCCAGATCTATCAAGTGGTAAGTCCACACTGAACCCATGTTCTCCATTCACTCATCATTCAGTAAAAAATGATCATGCTAATAAAGTGAATAATTTCATCTGCAAAATAGCTGTTAAATATCAACACTCTTTTGAGTGTTGTGCTTTAGTTGCCTGATGAAGAGAAATAGAGAGGAATAAGAGTTGACCCCTTTTCTATATGTTGTGTTGACTCTTTGAGTGTAACTGTcctgttgcttgtgtttttccttcaggGAGAATCTGGCAGTGAAGGGTTTCAAATGGACGGGTCAATTTCTCGTAGTCAATTTGGCCCTCTTGATCCTGGTCACATTCCTCACGACTCCCGCCATGATGGTGAACACCTTGGACAGGTTCAATGTGACAACACCCATCACCGATCTCATGGTGagactcacacatgcagactTGCATATATTTGTCACAAATTTGGGTTAAAAGCTGAGAATCTacagtttgtaatgtttttttccaccttAGATTCCCATTGTCAGTCAGTTCTTCCCCACTCTACTGCTGTTGGTGTGTTCCTCATTGCTTCCTGCCATAGTTCACCATTCTACAGATTTGGAATCACGCTGGAGCAGgtattacacacagacacacacacacactaacacacacacacacacacacacacacatgcacatggttCCTCTTAGCTGAGAGGAAAGGTTTTAATCCAGCTGCTTCTGTCCCCCAGTTCCAGTGAGCAGCTGAGCACGATGCGGAAACTCTACTTTTTCCTGATCTTCATGGTGCTCATCCTCCCCTCACTAGGACTCACCAGGTAATTTGTGTTGCCATCAGTTTTAATAAGCAACAGTTCCCAGCATCCACTTATAATATATAGTTCATAGGTTAGCAATTAGTGCGTTTTTGCAATGCTttttttgggtcttttcagtaTCGCAGGCTTATTCCAATGGTTGTTTCAACGCTTGATCCACGGCGTAGGGACAGTGAGGTTTGCGTAAGTAaatttctcttttctgcttcttgctattttaaactttattattatagtttGTAAACATAATTCAAGTTTCTTAAATTgttctcattttctttaatcCATTTTCCTCGTTGGTTCTATCTTATTGTCGTCCTTTCTTTTATCcgtttgttttcctttccttccatccaccaggtgtgtgtttctgcctgaCCACGGAGTGTTTGTTGTCAACTATGTGATCACAGCGGGTTTCATGGGCTCTGTGATGATTTTGCTGCGGTTGCCAGAGTTACTGCTTTATATCATTCGTTTGGTATTTGCACGCTCTGCGGCTGAAAGGAAATACATCAAACAGGTAAGTCACAGTATTATACCTGAACTCttagtgaaaacagaaaaggcTATCAATCTATAACAAATAGTTATAGTTAATAACTTATTGTTAAATGTATTATACATGCTTCTATGTTCAGAACGGGCTTTTTCTATGAGGGCATGTAGGCACAATCTTTGTGTGTATAGGCCTGTAAACAGGAGGGCAGTAATGTAAACAtcttaaattattaatattattctaACAAGTCAGATTCATGAAGTATTTTTAAGGAAAATTTAAACAAGAATGCAATATTTTTCTGCAATTTACTTCATTTTGACTTTCTCTTATAGAACCAGGCCTACGAATCTGCATATGGGGCCATGTATGGCTGGACCCTCTGCGTGTTCACCATTTGTGTGGCTTACAGCATCATTTGTCCCATCATTACGCCTTGTGGTGAGTAGTTAGGTCAGCTCTACACCAACATGCACCTGTTCACACTCAATTCACGTCATTCTCTTGATTACTCCATCAGACTTTACCAAACACCTCGATGTCcctttttcacttttaatgtGTAAGACATATAGCCGGTCATTTCCATGGTGTGGTTCTtaatggttgtgtgtgtgcgtgcgtgtctgaCTCAATCAGGTCTACTATTCGTGATGATAAGGCACTTTGTGGACAAACACAACCTGTACTTTGCCTACCTTCCCAACCCCCTTGATAGCCATGTCCACATGGCAGCTATCGATATGGTCATGGTGGCACCCATCCTCTGCCTGATGTGGCTTTACTTCTACTTTTTCGACACAGCAGGTGAGAAACAAACATGCGCTTAACCTGAAAGCGTTAACCTCAGCACATTCACTAATGGTACTTAAGCACAAGTGGTGAACTGTATCTATTGAtgttaaaatttaaaacaaaagcaaaacgTCTGGACTTTGCATGTGGTCATTCTACATTAATTTACAGAATCTTTGCTATATTGCTTCAGCTTGTTACTGAAAACTAATGGTAATTCTTCCTCCATTCATTTTTATCAAATGTAACACAAAAATCTGTCAGATGATCCAGTTTCACTCCATAATGCTTCAAGGGAACTGTGGACCAAATATATGTAATTATAATGTGCTGATGTGACATGCAGCTACGTTATGAGAGAAGTCCTCATGTCAGTATTTCTAAATGCCTGTGTGGTGTTTCTAGGTTTCTTGAGCCCCATAGCTATGTTCACCATGGTGTTTCTATTGATCGTTGTCGTCGTCTGCATCACACACAAGTTCTTTGGCTATTTCAAATACCTCAGCCCACAAAACTATAAGGTGAGTTTTTGCTTGTGAGTGCATATGTCAGACACATCTTCACCATTCCTCAGACCGAGCCAGTCCtcatattgtttgtgttctcaTGCAGGTGAAAGAAGAGGACAAGGAAGAGGTAGCTGAGGAAGAACAAGAGGTACTGTACTTGCCCTATAACAACTTCCACagcatgaataaatataatacttTTAACTTATCTCAAACAATATCCacagtaaaataacaatattgcAATATTGCATCAAAAACCtcaggggaaataaaagaaaacacaaaagtaagTATTGAGAAACACAGTTCTGTTTTTTCAGTACTTTGTATTGTATAATTACAGGTCTACCTTCCCAGAGTGCTTTATCCTGAAGCACCTGTCTGTGCCATGATTCTGGAGACTAATGAAGCTGCAGACAACAGCCTGGCCATCAGAACCAGTCCATTGTGGGATGTCCGGTTCACTGATTCAGTGCATTTCACTGATACAGACAAATTAATCTCAGAGACATGATCCCTgccactaaccctaaccctgcacTGTCATCATGTCTTTGATAAGGCAAgagaacaaatatttgtattagtaTTTCAGGCTTTTTGTCAATACGTGTTAGAATGTTTAAGctatattatttgtattgttgttcTAGgtttttcaactttattttctCTTGAATGTGTTTGCAactttattgtatattttaacaAGAAATAAACCCTGAAAGCAAAACTGTAAGTGTTGGGTGGTTGATTGCTTagatatttttgtatcttttcttAAAAAAGAGGAGCAACTGAACCATTCGGActccttcttttttaaatgtgcattttaaggGTTTGGAACCGTGATATTAGAAGCAGGGTCGCAGTTTTTTTCCGCTGGCTGTTTGATCGAACGTTCCTCAACGAAGGGACAGTGAGGTTTGAGTCAGTCAATTTCTCTTTTCTACTAAATCTGTAGACAAAAATTTATAAATTTTAAGCATACAAGTTTTTCTTGAATTTCTACCTGTTGGTTATTATAGTTTGTAAACATAATTTAAGTTTCTTAAATTTTCAAATTTTCTTTAATCCATTTTCCTCGTTGGTTCTACCTTATTGTCGTCCTTTCTTTTATTcgtttgttttcctttccttccttacaccaggtgtgtgtttctacCTGACCAAGGGGCGTTTTTTGTCAACTATGTGATCGCAGCGGCTTCTGTGGGCTCTGGGTTGGAACTG includes:
- the LOC117758826 gene encoding CSC1-like protein 1; this encodes MVAANKRVMEEGQANENTPNEPTEAEQGFFSWIPFTINLSDDQIKAKSGQDAVHYLSLQRHLIFLLSIKSVISLSIIMPINWSGFLLSGVAVHFGRITIGNLPIGELLLWVHPVFAVVYLILTVFVLINHTRQVKDRSKETTRNTLMYCSVPKTATEEEIKAHFTEAYPTCEVTAVTLGYDVTNILNLDQERIESGENLRYYEHVLEKTGKSKKINPCVCSHLCCCCNFQEVDAIEFYANKEQDLLQKMRNQLEKEQPRPLGMAFVTFKTNAMAKLVLKDFNAVKCHKFCCGRKPKSSSKSESLKVTNWRAEFASFARSIKWENLAVKGFKWTGQFLVVNLALLILVTFLTTPAMMVNTLDRFNVTTPITDLMIPIVSQFFPTLLLLVCSSLLPAIVHHSTDLESRWSSSSEQLSTMRKLYFFLIFMVLILPSLGLTSIAGLFQWLFQRLIHGVGTVRFACVFLPDHGVFVVNYVITAGFMGSVMILLRLPELLLYIIRLVFARSAAERKYIKQNQAYESAYGAMYGWTLCVFTICVAYSIICPIITPCGLLFVMIRHFVDKHNLYFAYLPNPLDSHVHMAAIDMVMVAPILCLMWLYFYFFDTAGFLSPIAMFTMVFLLIVVVVCITHKFFGYFKYLSPQNYKVKEEDKEEVAEEEQEVYLPRVLYPEAPVCAMILETNEAADNSLAIRTSPLCVFLPDQGAFFVNYVIAAASVGSGLELLRLPGLLLYIIRLGFARSAAERKYVKQSQAYEFEYGAMYGWTLCVFTVVVAYSIICPIITPFGLLYMLLKHMVDKHNLYFVYLPGRSKVRANQFQEWNKQISVEFYSRSRL